Proteins found in one Microcoleus sp. FACHB-68 genomic segment:
- a CDS encoding DUF6679 family protein: MLNRKIYQLCCDGREVCVFLRDQQRWIERARILDIEGDLVTMRYETDEEDEVCSWEEMVRLESIGAITQKLASVPRGNVEPLVSDDCPEAEQIRNPSDSNQD; this comes from the coding sequence ATGCTAAACCGCAAGATTTATCAACTCTGTTGTGATGGTCGTGAAGTCTGTGTTTTCTTGCGGGACCAGCAACGTTGGATTGAACGCGCTCGTATCCTTGACATTGAAGGGGATTTGGTAACGATGCGCTATGAAACCGACGAAGAAGACGAAGTATGTTCATGGGAAGAGATGGTTCGCTTAGAAAGCATTGGTGCGATTACCCAGAAACTAGCTTCAGTCCCGCGCGGCAACGTTGAACCCCTAGTTTCCGACGATTGTCCGGAAGCCGAACAAATTCGCAATCCTTCAGACTCCAATCAAGACTAA
- a CDS encoding MBL fold metallo-hydrolase — MELECLPYGVGHADEGVCLLVRMGPYRILLDCGLEDISSLVSERNLPLPADLVLCTHAHPDHARGLLALHQAYPKLPIYGTEVTTQLLPLNWPDVEPAEKLFFCQALPWRSPVEFRSGLGAQLYPAGHLPGGAAILLTYTAPHRTYSLLYTGDCFLSNSRLVDGLPLEELRGLGPDVLILEGSYGTARYPHRRNQENQLAERINQAIAQRRCVLLPTSALGLGQEMLMLLRSHHHFTGRDMDIWVDGAVATGCDAYLELLPQLPTSVQNFARHQPLFWDERVRPRVRRLSPEQRNSIGKSPCIVITDDTADLSEFCQPDTGPWLVLMPEHPGQPLVNHQPLTLHAQPPTSITVETYLLAQHCDGPATTQLIHNLRPQHVIFVHGSPNYLADLTNLDELRNRYQLHLPAAGTLVELPIGETFMQPEVADTHYEGELTEQGTVVTITFPEAIAADPRWPHFADTGLVEARWQGEELVLRGLSQRELLSQASERDVPVDIECCGNCRHYRGQRCWNQASPLFGFKVTSDGYCPVFEPVQSPPPAQAEHDDDE; from the coding sequence ATAGAACTCGAATGTTTACCCTATGGGGTTGGTCATGCAGATGAAGGGGTGTGCTTGCTGGTGCGGATGGGTCCATACCGCATCTTACTCGACTGTGGATTAGAAGATATCTCATCTTTGGTGTCGGAGCGCAACCTGCCGCTACCGGCAGATTTAGTGCTGTGTACACACGCCCATCCCGATCATGCCAGGGGTTTGCTTGCACTCCACCAGGCATACCCAAAGTTGCCAATTTACGGTACAGAGGTAACTACTCAGCTGTTGCCGCTAAATTGGCCAGATGTGGAGCCGGCAGAAAAACTATTCTTCTGTCAGGCGCTGCCTTGGCGATCGCCGGTCGAGTTTCGCAGTGGACTGGGTGCTCAACTCTACCCTGCCGGCCATTTGCCCGGAGGCGCAGCGATTTTGCTCACCTACACCGCGCCGCACCGAACTTACTCATTGCTGTATACCGGCGACTGTTTCTTATCCAATTCGCGGTTAGTGGACGGGTTGCCTTTAGAGGAATTACGGGGATTAGGGCCGGATGTGCTGATTTTAGAAGGCAGTTACGGCACAGCTCGCTATCCTCACCGGCGCAACCAAGAAAACCAGCTGGCGGAGCGAATCAATCAGGCGATTGCCCAGCGCCGGTGCGTCCTGCTGCCGACATCGGCACTGGGTTTAGGGCAAGAAATGCTGATGCTGCTGCGGAGTCACCATCACTTCACAGGGCGCGATATGGATATTTGGGTGGATGGTGCGGTGGCCACCGGCTGTGATGCGTATTTGGAGCTTTTGCCCCAGTTACCCACATCGGTACAAAATTTTGCCCGACACCAACCTTTGTTTTGGGATGAGCGGGTGCGTCCGCGTGTGCGCCGGCTCAGTCCAGAACAGCGCAATTCCATCGGCAAGTCTCCCTGTATCGTAATTACCGACGATACTGCTGATTTGAGCGAGTTCTGCCAACCAGACACTGGCCCTTGGTTGGTCTTAATGCCCGAACATCCGGGTCAGCCACTTGTTAACCATCAACCGCTGACTCTGCACGCCCAGCCCCCAACCTCGATTACGGTTGAAACTTATTTATTGGCTCAGCACTGTGATGGCCCTGCTACGACGCAGCTGATCCATAATTTGCGCCCCCAGCACGTCATTTTTGTACATGGATCTCCAAATTACTTGGCTGATCTGACAAATTTGGATGAGTTGCGTAACCGCTACCAGTTGCATTTGCCCGCTGCCGGCACGCTGGTGGAACTTCCCATTGGGGAGACGTTTATGCAGCCAGAGGTGGCAGATACGCACTATGAAGGGGAGCTGACGGAACAAGGGACGGTGGTGACGATTACCTTCCCGGAGGCAATCGCCGCCGATCCGCGCTGGCCGCATTTTGCGGATACGGGTTTGGTGGAGGCCCGCTGGCAGGGGGAGGAATTGGTTTTGCGGGGTCTGTCACAGCGGGAATTGCTGAGTCAGGCTAGCGAACGCGATGTGCCGGTTGATATTGAGTGCTGTGGCAACTGCCGGCACTACCGGGGACAGCGCTGTTGGAACCAAGCTTCACCCCTTTTTGGGTTCAAGGTGACGAGCGATGGCTATTGTCCGGTTTTTGAGCCGGTTCAATCGCCCCCACCGGCACAAGCTGAGCATGACGATGACGAATAG
- a CDS encoding phycobiliprotein lyase: MSLHKFQHFFDCCVGNWKTERTYHYLTHQEVERSRTEFTIQPLGFDLKVKVLADNGRTPPSNLAQLPGYHLAFQTISQKGEQVSQQLNMLFVPTDSDSPILEGDYLRDRAYEEAKPIVAHFRFDTKTQELLMTTHYTRVVSVDSITLVNPELRIRKIVNYQRPPEGKPLENVVLVGFGVEQKAV; encoded by the coding sequence ATGTCTCTACATAAGTTTCAACATTTTTTTGACTGTTGCGTTGGCAACTGGAAGACAGAACGCACCTACCATTACTTGACTCACCAGGAAGTAGAGCGCTCACGCACCGAATTTACCATCCAACCCCTAGGTTTCGATCTCAAAGTCAAGGTGCTTGCAGATAACGGGCGCACACCGCCTTCAAACTTAGCCCAACTACCGGGATACCATCTAGCTTTTCAGACTATTTCCCAGAAAGGTGAACAAGTCTCTCAACAGCTGAATATGCTATTTGTGCCCACCGATAGCGATTCGCCGATTTTAGAAGGAGATTACCTGCGGGATAGAGCTTACGAAGAAGCCAAACCCATCGTGGCTCATTTTCGCTTCGATACCAAAACCCAAGAGCTGTTAATGACAACTCACTACACTCGTGTCGTCTCCGTCGATTCGATTACCCTAGTCAACCCTGAGTTGAGAATCCGTAAGATTGTCAACTATCAACGACCCCCAGAAGGCAAGCCTTTGGAAAACGTTGTCTTAGTTGGCTTTGGCGTCGAACAGAAAGCTGTCTAA